The Candidatus Methylomirabilota bacterium DNA segment CAGCCCCTCCCGCCGCCCCACCGCCTCTGCCAGCGCGGGACTGCCGTACTTCCGGGCGAGCTCGTGGAGCTTCCCGACGTCGAGCTTGCTGGGATTGGTGCTCTCGATGGCCTGGCGGTTGCGCTTCTCCCAGTGGCCGATAAGGTCCGCGTAGAGCATGGACGCCCAGCCCACGCCTCCCTCGAGGAACGCGAAGTTCAGCCCGGGGAAACGGCGGGTGACGCCACCGAGGAAGATGGCCTTGGCCACGGCCTCGCCGGCGGAGGCGAAGTGGCCGATGTGGTTGTAGCAGAAGTTCGACGGCGAGTTGCGCAGCAGGATGGAGCGGGCGCCGTTGTGGAAGCTCGGCGCCACGCGCAGCTCCAGGCACTTCCGCCACACCGGATCGTAGTCGTAGGGACTGTCCAGCCCGATCACGTCGTACCACTCGATCAGCTTGGAGGCGTCCGGCTGTTCTTCTTCGACCGCGGGCACGCGGCGGCGCATGAGGCCCCCGACCATGACCACCTTGTAGCCGAGCTGGGTGACGGCGAACTCCAGTTCCTCGATCGCCTCCTCCGGCGTGTACATCGGGATGATGGCGGCGGGGATGACGCGATCCCCGAGCCCGCGGAACTGGTCGGCGGCGAAGACGTTGTAGGCGCGGCAGATGGCGCGGCGCAGCCGGGTGTCCTGCATGCGGTGGAAGGAGAGCCCGGCCGTCGGGTAGACCACGCTGAAGTCGATGCCGAGGTCGTCCAGCCGCTCGTACATGAGGCGCGGCAGCATGGCGGTGGCCCGGTCCAGCACGTTTTCACTGGGAGATGACCAGAAGGCCTCCTGACCCACCCGCTTCCGGGTGCGCTCGGCGAGCGTCATCTTGAGCGAAGTGGGCACGCGCTGGGTGGCCACCGCCAGGGCCTCGGCCGCCGCCTCCCCGCCGATGCGGCGGAACTCCTCCTTCATGACGGGG contains these protein-coding regions:
- a CDS encoding amidohydrolase family protein, giving the protein MQTNGQTDARKLHSRLRHPVIDADGHWIEYGPVMKEEFRRIGGEAAAEALAVATQRVPTSLKMTLAERTRKRVGQEAFWSSPSENVLDRATAMLPRLMYERLDDLGIDFSVVYPTAGLSFHRMQDTRLRRAICRAYNVFAADQFRGLGDRVIPAAIIPMYTPEEAIEELEFAVTQLGYKVVMVGGLMRRRVPAVEEEQPDASKLIEWYDVIGLDSPYDYDPVWRKCLELRVAPSFHNGARSILLRNSPSNFCYNHIGHFASAGEAVAKAIFLGGVTRRFPGLNFAFLEGGVGWASMLYADLIGHWEKRNRQAIESTNPSKLDVGKLHELARKYGSPALAEAVGRREGLEGDSNSTFTGGIEDLDDYFRCQITRKEDIRDLFVPRFYFGCEADDPTNAWAFNRQASPMRARLNALFSSDIGHFDVPDMTEVVPEAYELVEHGLITDDDFQDFMFTNAVRFWGEVNPGFFKGTIVEKQAQEVLRHGA